A region from the Schistocerca serialis cubense isolate TAMUIC-IGC-003099 chromosome 1, iqSchSeri2.2, whole genome shotgun sequence genome encodes:
- the LOC126411019 gene encoding uncharacterized protein LOC126411019: MRDARTAKTGWCEVSYCLLFSPNSARTVSQPPDLLMMDCLMPPCSPELSTCDFLLWGQLKGEICKAVCDVKKKWKSLRQQFKERLNSLSRHASGGAAHTAPVQWPYFEAMTFLQDNFEPRATSGNLDPVDTSDTTEHNSEYSSHFDEAHSQPTSLSSSLSPVSSNRAETPPNSTPAERRAYRKRP, encoded by the exons ATGAGGGATGCAAGAACTGCAAAAACAG gatggtgcGAAGTCTCATACTGCCTGTTGTTCTCGCCAAATTCTGCAAGAACAGTTTCCCAGCCACCTGATCTGCTTATGATGGATTGTTTGATGCCTCCTTGCTCCCCAGAATTGAGCACCTGCGATTTTTTGCTTTGGGGACAGCTCAAAGGAGAGATTTGCAAAG cAGTCTGCGATGttaagaaaaaatggaaaagtctTCGACAGCAGTTCAAAGAAAGGCTGAACTCGCTTTCTAGACATGCCTCAGGCGGTGCTGCTCACACGGCTCCAGTACAGTGGCCGTATTTCGAGGCTATGACGTTCTTACAAGATAATTTTGAACCTAGAGCGACTAGTGGGAATTTGGATCCTGTGGATACCAGTGATACGACTGAACACAACAGCGAGTATAGTTCTCATTTTGATGAAGCTCATAGCCAACCAACATCTTTATCATCATCACTTTCACCAGTGTCTTCTAATCGCGCTGAGACACCACCAAACTCTACACCTGCTGAACGTAGGGCCTACAGGAAGAGACCATGA